The following proteins are co-located in the Microcystis wesenbergii NRERC-220 genome:
- a CDS encoding CHAT domain-containing protein: MRILHIDLQERDSNSVEFRFFWDNPNQTRPYTRCLSEIDNLSKKADTDYYTRLPKDHARTGQGLYRWLDGTERILQNELDSHRGEKIVLAISTSKGLAHLPWELLHDGQGFLVSKLPAIVPLRWMKTGNERLLTVDNNAQDRALNVVFMASSAKGVKPILDFEAEEGKILKATRGKPLSLTVEESGCIKELGELIASKDREYFDVIHLSGHATIKDQKPYFITETEYGDRQDTSAEDIARELQFNLPKLLFLSGCRTGYSDGDEILSMAEKLLENGAKAVLGWGQPVRDNEAADTAAILYEKLSQGFTLSESLAFAYQKLLGNQARDWHCLRLYVRESIPEALVKRGQKKPLPPVSVVDQFVDPETKYLRVAKRETFIGRRRDLQDCLQVLKKPFDNSKAIHKAGVFLQGFGGNGKSTLAARLCDRLPDYTKLVWHQQIDQPSLVNTLAKKLDRPQRQILLDSNEDLDYRLKNVFDVFGQLNQPLLLILDDFEWNLECPSASDDYILKAKVAQLLQALVWAIQETNYYHRLIITSRYTFKSPLLEEFYHLESLPSFKYKESDLQKKLRRLEHFSSGKIDENYRERALTLADGNPRLLEWLNNEVLSSGEIDTKLRSFENESDVTWRDKIVWRLEEKPQLLTDEALEKVVSNCLIYEIPVPLAALEAVCQSVPNYQKKLQQAQDKGLIEVIHNDDRETLYRASHIKHINPHIELPKDASKLSGLAGTAAKALTELWGNKENENEEKWVEIFRLVFADKENPERFRQQFDKMISVQYHKEADRAYEKELRKQREHLIENQEQIYQKLEEYLKQQDWKKADYETAFIMYQWMVIDNYNDFYDLFSQVSLDVINEIDRLWVKYSEGKFGIKRQAKIYRDLGGTEEYNREVWGSFGDCIGWRQGGIWLELENIEYPATADLSDFTFPILIYHHFYQGGGGGIVYGARRISTLASRLESQNI; the protein is encoded by the coding sequence ATGAGGATACTGCATATTGACCTTCAGGAGAGGGATAGCAATAGCGTTGAGTTCCGATTTTTCTGGGACAACCCCAACCAGACTCGTCCCTACACAAGATGCTTGAGTGAAATAGACAACCTAAGTAAAAAGGCCGACACCGATTACTATACCCGTTTACCGAAAGACCACGCCAGAACAGGACAAGGTTTGTACCGATGGTTAGATGGTACGGAGCGCATTCTACAGAACGAATTAGATAGCCACAGGGGAGAGAAAATAGTTCTGGCTATCAGCACCAGCAAAGGATTAGCTCATCTACCCTGGGAACTATTACACGATGGTCAGGGTTTTCTGGTGTCTAAGCTTCCCGCTATTGTTCCCCTGCGGTGGATGAAAACCGGTAATGAAAGGCTGTTAACTGTGGACAACAACGCGCAGGATCGAGCCTTAAATGTGGTTTTCATGGCAAGTTCTGCTAAGGGTGTAAAGCCTATACTAGATTTTGAGGCAGAAGAAGGGAAGATCCTCAAAGCAACTAGAGGAAAACCCCTATCTTTAACCGTTGAAGAGAGCGGATGTATTAAAGAATTAGGCGAATTGATAGCCAGTAAAGATAGGGAATATTTCGATGTTATCCACTTGAGCGGACACGCCACCATCAAGGATCAGAAACCCTATTTTATTACCGAGACGGAATACGGAGACAGGCAAGATACCAGCGCCGAAGATATTGCCAGAGAATTACAGTTTAATTTACCTAAGCTTTTGTTTTTATCAGGGTGTCGGACAGGCTACTCCGATGGTGATGAGATCCTTTCGATGGCCGAGAAGTTATTAGAAAATGGAGCTAAAGCTGTTTTGGGGTGGGGTCAACCCGTCAGGGATAACGAAGCTGCTGACACGGCGGCCATCCTCTATGAAAAGCTTTCCCAAGGCTTTACTTTAAGCGAGTCGTTAGCTTTTGCCTATCAGAAATTATTAGGAAATCAGGCCAGGGATTGGCATTGTTTACGCCTCTATGTGAGGGAAAGTATCCCAGAAGCTTTGGTAAAGAGAGGACAGAAAAAACCTTTACCTCCCGTATCCGTTGTTGACCAATTTGTGGACCCAGAAACGAAATATTTGCGGGTAGCCAAACGGGAAACTTTTATCGGTCGCCGCCGTGATCTTCAGGATTGCTTGCAAGTGCTGAAAAAACCCTTTGATAATTCTAAAGCAATTCATAAGGCCGGGGTTTTCCTGCAAGGTTTTGGTGGTAACGGGAAAAGTACCCTCGCTGCTCGTCTGTGCGATCGCCTTCCAGACTATACTAAGCTTGTCTGGCATCAACAAATTGATCAACCTAGCTTGGTTAATACCCTAGCTAAAAAATTAGACCGTCCACAACGTCAAATCCTTCTGGATTCTAATGAGGATTTAGACTATCGCTTAAAGAATGTTTTTGATGTTTTTGGTCAGTTAAACCAGCCTCTTTTGCTTATTCTTGATGATTTCGAGTGGAACTTAGAATGTCCTTCAGCCAGCGATGACTATATCCTTAAAGCAAAGGTAGCTCAACTATTACAAGCTCTAGTTTGGGCGATACAGGAAACCAATTACTATCATCGCCTGATTATTACCTCGCGCTATACCTTCAAATCCCCTCTATTAGAGGAATTTTATCATCTGGAGTCTTTGCCTTCTTTCAAATACAAAGAATCCGATTTACAAAAGAAATTGCGGCGGTTAGAGCATTTTAGTTCGGGTAAGATTGATGAAAACTATAGAGAAAGAGCTTTAACCCTTGCTGATGGCAACCCCCGTCTGTTGGAATGGCTCAATAATGAGGTTTTAAGTTCAGGGGAGATAGATACAAAGTTGCGGTCATTTGAGAATGAATCTGATGTTACTTGGCGCGATAAGATAGTCTGGCGGTTAGAGGAAAAACCTCAACTCTTGACGGATGAAGCTCTTGAAAAAGTGGTCAGTAATTGCCTAATCTATGAAATTCCTGTCCCTTTGGCTGCTTTAGAAGCGGTTTGTCAATCTGTTCCCAACTATCAGAAAAAATTACAACAAGCACAAGATAAAGGTTTGATCGAGGTAATCCACAATGACGACAGAGAAACCCTCTACCGCGCCTCTCACATCAAACATATTAACCCCCATATCGAGCTTCCCAAAGATGCAAGTAAGCTATCTGGTTTAGCCGGAACAGCAGCCAAGGCTTTAACCGAACTTTGGGGGAATAAAGAGAACGAAAACGAGGAAAAATGGGTAGAGATTTTCCGTCTCGTCTTTGCGGATAAAGAAAACCCTGAAAGGTTTAGGCAACAATTCGATAAGATGATCTCGGTACAATATCACAAAGAGGCTGATCGCGCCTACGAAAAAGAACTGAGAAAACAGAGGGAACATCTCATAGAAAACCAAGAACAAATCTATCAAAAGTTAGAGGAGTACCTAAAGCAACAGGATTGGAAAAAAGCCGACTACGAAACCGCTTTTATCATGTACCAATGGATGGTCATAGACAATTATAATGACTTCTACGACCTTTTTAGTCAGGTATCCCTAGATGTAATCAATGAAATTGACCGTCTCTGGGTGAAATACAGCGAAGGGAAATTTGGTATTAAGAGACAGGCGAAAATTTACCGTGACCTTGGGGGGACAGAAGAATATAATCGGGAAGTATGGGGTAGTTTTGGCGATTGCATAGGTTGGCGACAAGGAGGTATATGGTTGGAGCTTGAAAATATAGAATATCCTGCCACAGCAGACTTGAGCGACTTTACATTTCCAATTCTTATATACCATCACTTTTACCAAGGTGGGGGTGGGGGAATTGTTTATGGAGCGAGGAGAATTTCTACGTTAGCTTCAAGACTTGAATCCCAAAATATTTAA
- a CDS encoding DUF7689 domain-containing protein: MCIVIINGDSHITSRRTPYYNSFAWAVNDQERWWFPDRFETEYWPAGIPRENTLSAFIDAYRTEHFEVCPIGDPNLEFSPNGFFVEKIAIYTINGSPSHACRQLNTGRWTSKIGVREDVRHEFVEHFIVEIEGIPDILNLGNRSIIMRRIHH; this comes from the coding sequence ATGTGTATTGTAATCATTAACGGTGATAGTCATATAACCAGTCGGAGAACTCCTTATTACAATTCCTTTGCTTGGGCAGTAAATGATCAAGAGCGTTGGTGGTTTCCCGATCGATTTGAGACTGAATATTGGCCAGCTGGAATACCAAGGGAGAACACTCTAAGTGCCTTCATAGATGCCTATAGGACCGAGCATTTTGAAGTTTGCCCAATTGGTGATCCTAATTTAGAGTTTAGTCCTAACGGTTTTTTTGTTGAAAAAATCGCTATTTATACTATTAATGGTAGTCCCTCTCACGCCTGTCGGCAATTAAACACTGGAAGATGGACGAGTAAAATAGGAGTTCGTGAAGATGTACGACATGAATTTGTGGAACATTTTATTGTAGAAATTGAAGGGATACCTGATATTCTTAATCTTGGAAACCGCAGCATTATTATGAGGAGAATACATCATTAA
- a CDS encoding AAA family ATPase: MKLLRLSYQDLASGLSIDSCDFFSDLNLLVGISGAGKTSILKAISNLKRIANGASINGVKWDVEFLTNDHVRYHWLGEFEGKKARSPIKNDKDEVNSNDGENKVSIIRETLLKDQEVLIERNQEVIEFKHSKTPKLPSYLSCIELFNQEEDVFPVRQEFNKMIFNSLKFNSSYSAVDKILENDEYAEYNSLSELQSSQLRISDKLLITYQKYPDTFEIIKRKFLDIFPQVEDLKIEFLEPLKLGDLFVSSTPMVLFEEPPRIQIKEKNSHVWILDPNISSGMIKSLMFLATIELSAAGSVILIDEFENSLGVNCLDTLTEDLLVNYRDLQFIITSHHPYIINNISPAYWKIVTRKGGVIKVNNAADFHISKTRQKAFIDLINVLEEFPQGIS; the protein is encoded by the coding sequence ATGAAGCTTTTGAGATTATCCTATCAAGATTTAGCCTCTGGATTAAGTATAGATTCTTGCGACTTTTTTTCAGATTTGAATTTATTAGTTGGTATCTCAGGTGCAGGAAAAACCTCGATTTTAAAGGCTATTAGTAATTTAAAAAGAATCGCTAACGGTGCATCCATAAATGGGGTGAAATGGGATGTAGAATTTTTAACAAATGATCATGTTCGTTATCATTGGTTGGGTGAATTTGAGGGTAAAAAAGCCCGTTCTCCCATCAAAAACGATAAAGATGAAGTCAATAGTAATGACGGCGAAAATAAGGTTAGTATAATTAGGGAAACTCTTTTAAAAGATCAAGAGGTTTTGATCGAAAGAAACCAAGAGGTAATTGAGTTTAAACATTCAAAGACACCAAAACTACCATCTTATTTAAGCTGTATAGAGCTTTTCAATCAAGAAGAAGATGTTTTCCCTGTTCGACAGGAATTTAACAAAATGATTTTCAATTCACTTAAGTTTAATAGCTCATATTCAGCAGTTGATAAAATCTTGGAAAACGACGAATATGCCGAATATAACTCTCTCTCTGAATTACAATCGAGTCAACTTCGTATTTCCGACAAACTACTGATCACATATCAAAAATATCCCGATACGTTCGAGATAATAAAGAGAAAGTTTTTAGATATTTTCCCTCAAGTTGAAGATTTAAAAATAGAATTTTTAGAACCATTAAAACTAGGTGATCTGTTTGTTTCATCAACTCCAATGGTTTTATTTGAAGAGCCACCTCGCATACAAATAAAAGAAAAAAACTCTCATGTCTGGATTTTAGACCCAAATATCTCCTCTGGAATGATAAAAAGCCTGATGTTCTTAGCAACGATCGAATTATCTGCTGCTGGCAGCGTTATATTAATCGATGAATTTGAAAATAGTTTGGGGGTTAACTGTTTGGACACTTTAACAGAAGATTTATTAGTTAATTATCGAGATTTACAGTTTATTATTACCAGTCATCATCCCTATATAATAAATAATATCAGTCCTGCCTATTGGAAAATAGTCACTCGTAAAGGAGGAGTAATTAAGGTAAACAATGCAGCTGATTTTCATATTTCTAAAACTCGACAAAAAGCCTTTATTGATCTTATCAATGTCTTAGAAGAATTTCCCCAAGGAATTAGTTAA
- a CDS encoding type II toxin-antitoxin system CcdA family antitoxin, whose translation MNDNATPTQRTAEKVEIAIHLDSEVLEQIKHLTNDPSRIIETAIKQWLRGEKQPDEDLTRHLRRNPPVPPKGEWND comes from the coding sequence ATGAACGACAATGCTACACCGACTCAGCGCACGGCGGAGAAAGTTGAAATCGCTATTCACCTTGACTCGGAAGTTTTAGAACAGATTAAACACCTGACTAACGATCCTAGTCGCATTATCGAAACAGCGATTAAACAGTGGCTAAGAGGAGAGAAACAACCGGATGAGGACTTAACCCGTCATCTTCGACGCAATCCCCCCGTACCACCCAAAGGGGAATGGAATGACTAA
- the lepA gene encoding translation elongation factor 4 produces MTDVPVSRIRNFSIIAHIDHGKSTLADRLLQITGTVAQREMKEQFLDNMDLERERGITIKLQAARMDYTAKDGQKYVLNLIDTPGHVDFSYEVSRSLAACEGALLVVDASQGVEAQTLANVYLALENNLEIIPVLNKIDLPSAEPERVAAEIEEVVGLDCSEAIRASAKAGIGINDILESIVQLVPPPQDTLEEPFRALIFDSYYDAYRGVIVYFRVMDGRVKKGDKIRFMASGKEFVIDELGILSPQQVQVNELHAGEVGYLAAAIKTVADARVGDTITLTAKPAQEPLPGYTEAKPMVFCGLFPTDADQYADLKDALEKLKLNDAALSYEPETSSAMGFGFRCGFLGLLHMEIVQERLEREYNLDLITTAPSVVYQVTTTDGEIVEVDNPSLLPSPQKREKIEEPYIQVEMITPETYVGALMELCQSRRGVFKDMRYFTKTRTALIYELPLAEVVTDFFDQLKSRSRGYASMEYQLIGYRENELVKLDIMVNGDPVDALAMIVHRDKAYYVGRALTEKLKELIPRHQFKVPIQAAIGSKIIASEHIPALRKDVLAKCYGGDISRKKKLLDKQAKGKKRMKAIGTVDVPQEAFMAVLKLDPQ; encoded by the coding sequence ATGACTGACGTTCCCGTTTCTCGCATTCGCAATTTTTCCATCATCGCTCATATCGATCATGGTAAATCAACTCTCGCCGATCGCCTCCTGCAAATTACAGGAACCGTAGCCCAACGGGAGATGAAAGAACAATTTCTCGATAATATGGACTTGGAACGGGAACGAGGTATCACCATCAAGTTACAAGCGGCACGCATGGATTATACCGCTAAGGATGGTCAAAAATACGTTCTCAATCTGATTGACACCCCCGGCCATGTGGATTTTTCCTACGAGGTTTCTCGGTCTCTAGCGGCGTGCGAGGGAGCTTTATTAGTTGTGGATGCGTCCCAAGGAGTAGAGGCGCAAACTTTAGCCAATGTTTACCTAGCGCTGGAAAATAACCTCGAAATTATCCCAGTTTTAAATAAAATCGACCTCCCCAGTGCCGAACCGGAACGAGTCGCGGCGGAAATCGAGGAAGTGGTGGGTTTAGACTGTAGTGAGGCGATTCGTGCCTCGGCTAAGGCTGGGATCGGTATTAATGATATTCTAGAGTCGATCGTCCAATTAGTTCCCCCTCCCCAAGATACCCTCGAAGAACCCTTCCGAGCTTTAATTTTTGATAGTTATTACGACGCTTATCGAGGGGTAATTGTCTATTTCCGCGTCATGGATGGTCGGGTGAAAAAGGGCGATAAAATTCGTTTTATGGCTTCTGGTAAAGAATTTGTTATCGATGAATTGGGAATTTTATCACCGCAACAGGTACAGGTAAATGAACTTCACGCGGGAGAAGTGGGTTATCTGGCAGCCGCAATTAAAACTGTTGCTGATGCCCGGGTGGGTGATACGATTACTCTAACCGCTAAACCGGCACAAGAGCCTTTACCCGGTTATACAGAAGCAAAACCGATGGTTTTCTGCGGATTATTCCCCACCGATGCCGATCAGTATGCCGATCTCAAAGATGCGCTGGAAAAGTTAAAATTAAACGATGCAGCTCTATCCTACGAACCGGAAACTTCTAGTGCCATGGGTTTTGGTTTCCGTTGCGGTTTCTTGGGACTGCTACACATGGAAATCGTCCAGGAAAGACTAGAAAGGGAATATAACTTAGATTTAATTACCACTGCTCCCTCGGTAGTTTATCAGGTCACTACCACCGATGGGGAAATTGTCGAAGTGGATAATCCCAGTTTGTTACCTTCCCCACAAAAACGGGAAAAAATTGAGGAACCTTATATCCAAGTGGAAATGATTACTCCAGAAACCTATGTAGGCGCTTTGATGGAATTATGTCAAAGTCGTCGGGGAGTTTTCAAGGATATGCGTTATTTTACTAAAACTCGCACCGCTTTGATTTATGAGTTACCTTTAGCGGAAGTGGTGACAGACTTTTTTGATCAATTAAAATCTCGATCGCGCGGTTATGCTAGTATGGAATATCAATTAATTGGCTATCGGGAAAATGAGCTAGTTAAATTAGATATTATGGTCAATGGTGATCCCGTTGATGCTTTAGCGATGATCGTTCACCGGGATAAAGCTTATTATGTTGGTCGCGCTTTAACCGAAAAGTTAAAGGAATTGATTCCCCGGCATCAATTTAAGGTTCCCATTCAAGCAGCTATTGGTTCTAAAATCATCGCTAGTGAACATATTCCCGCTTTAAGAAAGGATGTCTTAGCTAAGTGTTATGGTGGTGATATTAGCCGCAAGAAAAAGCTGTTAGACAAGCAAGCAAAAGGGAAGAAACGGATGAAAGCGATCGGAACTGTTGATGTCCCCCAGGAAGCATTTATGGCAGTTCTAAAACTCGATCCGCAGTAA
- a CDS encoding class I SAM-dependent methyltransferase, which yields MENNQLIERRFDGKIGDDYSLWQSARPHLKKLRQELVKLLINYQNSCPKESLILEIGCGDGELTEMILSEAKNIKIIAIDNEPSMIQKIRSRLSHYLSQDTLVVIQDDVLNFLQSYPLNNFNFIVSGFTFHNMLALYRFQVFQLLYSRLLIGGKLLDADKIAQRGEQHNRDIKWQYDKFFEVLVSAERFDLLKEVMLHYTTDEQPNRIRYEDETISELSEIGFQEVTLYLRQYMDALIIASK from the coding sequence ATGGAAAATAATCAACTTATAGAAAGAAGGTTTGACGGCAAGATAGGTGATGATTATAGTCTCTGGCAATCTGCTCGTCCTCATCTTAAAAAGTTAAGACAAGAGTTAGTCAAACTACTAATTAACTATCAAAACTCTTGCCCAAAGGAATCGCTGATCCTAGAAATTGGGTGTGGCGATGGAGAATTAACTGAGATGATCCTATCTGAAGCAAAAAATATTAAGATAATCGCTATCGATAACGAACCTTCGATGATTCAAAAAATCCGCTCAAGGCTTTCACATTACCTATCTCAAGATACTCTTGTTGTTATTCAGGATGATGTTTTAAACTTTTTGCAAAGTTATCCTTTGAATAACTTTAATTTTATTGTTTCTGGATTCACTTTTCACAATATGTTGGCACTCTATCGTTTTCAAGTATTTCAACTATTATATAGTCGGCTTCTCATTGGAGGTAAGTTATTAGACGCTGATAAAATCGCGCAAAGAGGTGAACAGCATAACCGTGATATAAAGTGGCAATATGATAAATTCTTTGAAGTCCTTGTATCTGCTGAAAGGTTCGATCTCCTGAAAGAGGTTATGTTGCACTATACTACGGATGAACAACCTAATAGAATACGCTATGAAGATGAAACAATCTCTGAACTTTCAGAAATTGGATTTCAAGAAGTTACCTTATACTTACGTCAATATATGGATGCACTGATTATAGCCTCTAAATAG